The Kineococcus endophyticus genome contains a region encoding:
- a CDS encoding alpha/beta hydrolase, giving the protein MTVPYRPLPQDLSDVRYAHGPDSSPRPGVPRGVTTAWRLDAEAYPGTSRTVWTHVPAGLDPDRPAAVAVFDDGWWYLDPDGDVRGAVVLDNLVAAGAVPPTIGLFVDPGVREGPEPVNRNVEYDAADDRYAGFLVDEVLARVGREHRLSDDPAHAVVVGGSSGGNAAFTAAWHRPDRFGQAVCFLSSFAQMPGGNPYPRLLADGARRPVRWFLQAAHRDLGWNRPERNWFAENLRVAASLAESGHDVRLVVGDGGHSPQHAGVLLPDALRWALGHCT; this is encoded by the coding sequence GTGACCGTCCCGTACCGCCCTCTCCCGCAAGACCTCTCGGACGTCCGCTACGCCCACGGACCCGACTCCTCGCCCCGTCCGGGGGTTCCCCGCGGCGTCACCACCGCGTGGCGGCTGGACGCCGAGGCGTACCCGGGGACGAGCCGGACGGTGTGGACGCACGTCCCCGCCGGCCTCGACCCCGACCGGCCGGCGGCCGTCGCCGTGTTCGACGACGGCTGGTGGTACCTCGACCCGGACGGTGACGTGCGCGGGGCGGTCGTCCTGGACAACCTCGTCGCCGCCGGCGCGGTGCCCCCGACGATCGGGCTGTTCGTCGACCCCGGGGTGCGCGAGGGGCCGGAGCCGGTGAACCGCAACGTCGAGTACGACGCCGCCGACGACCGCTACGCAGGCTTCCTCGTGGACGAGGTCCTCGCCCGCGTCGGGCGGGAGCACCGGCTGTCCGACGACCCGGCCCACGCCGTCGTCGTGGGCGGCAGCAGCGGCGGGAACGCGGCGTTCACCGCCGCCTGGCACCGGCCGGACCGCTTCGGGCAGGCCGTCTGCTTCCTGTCGAGCTTCGCGCAGATGCCGGGCGGCAACCCCTACCCGCGGCTCCTCGCGGACGGCGCGCGCCGCCCCGTCCGGTGGTTCCTGCAGGCCGCGCACCGGGACCTCGGCTGGAACCGGCCCGAGCGCAACTGGTTCGCGGAGAACCTCCGGGTCGCCGCCTCGCTGGCCGAGTCCGGGCACGACGTGCGCCTGGTCGTCGGGGACGGCGGCCACAGCCCGCAGCACGCCGGGGTCCTCCTCCCGGACGCCTTGCGGTGGGCGTTGGGGCATTGCACTTGA
- a CDS encoding TetR/AcrR family transcriptional regulator, whose amino-acid sequence MNDPLTLRDRRRAETTAEIAAAALDLAVERGWDQVTVDDVAARAGISRRTFFNYFSTKDEALFHDAMAWRPGALEAFTASPAPLLDALEELFATQAAQDTPDRDRALRVMRLVDGSPDLLPGLLARIAASEQALAAAVTARGDVDEFTARTVAAVAGALARVSGTSWIDGRQPDPLSSTRAAWAALRTLTTTDRRTL is encoded by the coding sequence GTGAACGACCCACTCACCCTGCGAGACCGCCGACGGGCCGAGACCACGGCCGAGATCGCCGCCGCGGCCCTGGACCTCGCCGTCGAGCGCGGCTGGGACCAGGTCACGGTCGACGACGTCGCCGCGCGCGCGGGCATCTCCCGCCGCACGTTCTTCAACTACTTCTCGACCAAGGACGAGGCCCTCTTCCACGACGCGATGGCCTGGCGCCCGGGCGCGCTGGAGGCGTTCACCGCCTCGCCGGCGCCGCTGCTCGACGCGCTCGAGGAGCTCTTCGCCACGCAGGCCGCCCAGGACACCCCCGACCGGGACCGCGCACTGCGCGTCATGCGCCTCGTCGACGGTTCCCCCGACCTCCTGCCCGGCCTGCTGGCCCGGATCGCCGCGAGCGAGCAGGCGCTGGCCGCGGCCGTCACGGCGCGCGGTGACGTCGACGAGTTCACCGCGCGGACCGTCGCCGCCGTGGCCGGCGCCCTCGCCCGCGTCAGCGGCACCAGCTGGATCGACGGCCGGCAACCCGACCCCCTCAGTTCGACGCGGGCGGCATGGGCCGCCCTGCGCACCCTCACCACCACCGACCGGAGGACCCTGTGA
- a CDS encoding MDR family MFS transporter yields the protein MGRPAHPHHHRPEDPVTTTAAARPRIGWIFASLMLVMLLASLDQTIVGTALPTIVGELDGLQHMSWAITAYTLAITIAMPVYGKVGDLVGRKRLFLVAIALFLLGSALAGFSQSMLEFVGFRFLQGLGGSGLMIMSQTIIADVVPARDRAKFMAPIGAVFGVSAVAGPLLGGWLTDSVDWRWVFWINLPLGLVALAVAALTIRLPKRHNSAAIDYAGMALLALASTGLVLVMSWGGTQYAWGSPTVVGLIAGTVVAAVAFVLVERRASEPVIPLRFFRNRTFVVTTLLGLVVGAGMMGALAYLPTYLQMVYGVDATESGLLLLPMVAGLLVTSLASGAAVTKTGRYKVLPIAGTATAAVAMFLLSTLTVSTSLVLVGLYVGILGAGLGLFMQIIVLAVQNAVSPREIGTATSSNNLFRELGVTVGTAVLGTVFASRLTDRLGGALGGSAESASSLTPSLVASLPGDVADRVVGAYADSLVPIFLWLVPMFLLGTVIAFFLPEVPLSSTAPAGEVQGEDEEGADGPAEVPAQTVRDGATDTDRPVTPGVS from the coding sequence ATGGGCCGCCCTGCGCACCCTCACCACCACCGACCGGAGGACCCTGTGACCACCACCGCGGCGGCGAGGCCCCGCATCGGCTGGATCTTCGCCAGCCTGATGCTCGTCATGCTGCTCGCCTCGCTCGACCAGACCATCGTCGGCACGGCGCTGCCCACGATCGTCGGAGAACTCGACGGGTTGCAGCACATGAGCTGGGCCATCACGGCCTACACCCTCGCCATCACGATCGCCATGCCCGTCTACGGCAAGGTCGGCGACCTCGTCGGCCGCAAGCGCCTGTTCCTCGTCGCCATCGCGCTGTTCCTGCTCGGGTCCGCGCTGGCGGGTTTCTCGCAGAGCATGCTGGAGTTCGTCGGGTTCCGGTTCCTGCAGGGCCTCGGCGGTTCCGGTCTGATGATCATGTCCCAGACGATCATCGCCGACGTCGTCCCGGCCCGGGACCGGGCGAAGTTCATGGCCCCCATCGGTGCCGTGTTCGGCGTGTCCGCCGTCGCCGGACCGCTGCTCGGCGGCTGGCTCACCGACTCGGTCGACTGGCGCTGGGTGTTCTGGATCAACCTTCCGCTGGGCCTCGTCGCCCTCGCCGTCGCCGCGCTCACCATCCGCCTGCCGAAGCGGCACAACAGCGCGGCGATCGACTACGCCGGCATGGCGCTGCTCGCCCTCGCCAGCACCGGGCTCGTCCTCGTGATGAGCTGGGGCGGAACGCAGTACGCGTGGGGTTCACCGACCGTCGTCGGGTTGATCGCCGGGACGGTGGTCGCGGCGGTCGCGTTCGTCCTCGTCGAGCGGCGCGCGTCCGAACCCGTCATCCCCCTGCGGTTCTTCCGCAACCGCACGTTCGTCGTCACGACGCTGCTCGGCCTGGTCGTCGGCGCGGGCATGATGGGCGCGCTGGCCTACCTGCCGACGTACCTGCAGATGGTCTACGGCGTCGACGCCACCGAGTCGGGTCTGCTGCTGCTGCCGATGGTCGCCGGTCTGCTCGTCACGAGCCTGGCCTCCGGTGCGGCGGTGACGAAGACGGGTCGCTACAAGGTCCTGCCGATCGCCGGGACGGCCACCGCCGCCGTCGCGATGTTCCTGCTCTCGACGCTGACGGTCTCCACGTCGCTCGTGCTCGTCGGCCTCTACGTCGGGATCCTCGGCGCCGGGCTCGGCCTGTTCATGCAGATCATCGTCCTCGCCGTGCAGAACGCGGTCAGCCCGCGGGAGATCGGGACGGCGACGAGCTCGAACAACCTGTTCCGCGAACTGGGGGTCACGGTCGGGACGGCCGTCCTCGGGACGGTGTTCGCCAGCCGCCTCACCGACCGGCTCGGCGGTGCGCTGGGGGGTTCGGCCGAGAGCGCCTCGAGCCTCACGCCGTCGCTCGTCGCGTCGCTGCCGGGGGACGTCGCCGACCGGGTCGTGGGCGCCTACGCCGACTCGCTCGTGCCGATCTTCCTCTGGCTCGTCCCGATGTTCCTGCTCGGCACGGTCATCGCGTTCTTCCTGCCCGAGGTCCCGCTGTCGAGCACCGCCCCGGCGGGGGAGGTCCAGGGCGAGGACGAGGAGGGCGCGGACGGCCCGGCGGAGGTGCCCGCCCAGACCGTCCGCGACGGGGCGACGGACACCGACCGCCCCGTGACCCCCGGCGTCAGCTGA